A genomic window from Acinetobacter chinensis includes:
- the prpB gene encoding methylisocitrate lyase produces MTEQSSAGLRFRQALEVEKPLQIIGTVNAYAAMMAKQVGYKAIYVSGAGVANYSYGLPDLGMTSLDNVLEDVRRITERVDTPLLVDIDTGWGGAFNIARTVKQMIAAGAAAVHIEDQVAQKRCGHRPNKEIVSQQEMVDRIKAAVDAKTDSNFVVMARTDALQKEGLQAVIDRACACVEAGADAIFAEAMTDITMYKTVCDAVGVPVLANITEFGDTPYYTTQELGEQGISMVLYPLSATRAMQKAALEVFRSIRENGTQVNVLDIMQQRKELYEFLDYHTFENTLDKLFTEGK; encoded by the coding sequence ATGACAGAACAATCGTCTGCAGGTTTGCGATTCAGACAAGCGCTGGAAGTGGAAAAACCATTACAAATTATTGGCACGGTCAATGCTTATGCAGCAATGATGGCGAAGCAGGTAGGTTACAAAGCTATTTATGTTTCAGGTGCCGGGGTCGCAAACTATTCTTATGGTCTACCTGATTTAGGCATGACCAGTCTTGACAACGTACTGGAAGATGTCCGTCGTATTACAGAACGTGTAGATACACCATTACTTGTAGACATAGACACAGGCTGGGGTGGTGCATTCAATATTGCACGTACTGTGAAGCAAATGATTGCTGCCGGTGCTGCTGCTGTGCATATTGAAGATCAGGTGGCACAGAAACGTTGTGGTCACCGTCCAAATAAAGAGATCGTTTCCCAGCAGGAAATGGTTGATCGTATCAAAGCTGCGGTAGATGCAAAAACTGATTCCAACTTTGTGGTGATGGCACGTACCGATGCACTGCAGAAAGAAGGTTTACAGGCTGTAATTGACCGTGCGTGTGCATGTGTGGAAGCGGGTGCAGATGCAATCTTTGCTGAAGCGATGACTGATATCACGATGTATAAAACAGTCTGCGATGCTGTTGGTGTGCCGGTACTGGCGAACATTACTGAGTTTGGTGATACACCTTATTACACTACTCAGGAACTGGGCGAACAGGGCATTTCAATGGTGCTTTATCCATTGTCTGCAACACGTGCAATGCAGAAAGCTGCACTTGAAGTATTCCGTTCAATCCGTGAAAACGGTACGCAGGTCAATGTGCTGGACATTATGCAGCAGCGTAAAGAACTTTACGAATTCCTCGATTATCATACTTTTGAAAATACATTAGACAAACTGTTCACAGAAGGAAAATAA
- the prpC gene encoding bifunctional 2-methylcitrate synthase/citrate synthase, translating to MAEGKVLTGAGLRGQVAGKTALSTVGKSGAGLTYRGYDVQDLAENCQFEEVAYLIFFGELPTTEQLAAYKAKLKSLRQLPQALKEVLERIPADSHPMDVMRTGVSMLGNIETEKSFDEQQDVADRILATLPAIICYWYRFSHDGVRIEENTDDDSIGAQFLHLLRGEKPNELHEQVMNVSLILYAEHEFNASTFTARVCASTLSDMHSCITGAIGSLRGPLHGGANEAAMEMIENWTSPEEAEREMLGKLERKEKIMGFGHAIYKDNDPRNGIIKIWSEKLAKDVGDTVLYPVSVRCEEVMWREKKLFCNADFFHASAYHFMDIATKLFTPIFVMSRVTGWAAHVMEQRADNRIIRPSADYTGPELRKVVPIAERSAA from the coding sequence ATGGCTGAAGGAAAAGTACTCACAGGCGCAGGATTGCGTGGTCAGGTTGCAGGTAAAACTGCATTATCAACTGTTGGTAAAAGTGGCGCAGGCTTAACTTACCGCGGTTATGATGTTCAGGATCTTGCAGAGAACTGCCAGTTCGAAGAAGTTGCATACTTAATTTTCTTTGGTGAATTACCAACGACTGAACAGCTTGCAGCATATAAAGCAAAATTAAAATCGCTTCGCCAGTTACCACAGGCATTGAAAGAAGTACTTGAGCGCATTCCTGCGGATTCACACCCAATGGACGTGATGCGTACAGGTGTATCCATGCTCGGTAACATCGAAACTGAAAAATCATTTGATGAGCAGCAGGATGTTGCGGACCGTATTTTAGCGACTTTACCTGCAATCATTTGCTACTGGTACCGTTTCAGTCATGATGGCGTACGTATCGAAGAAAACACAGATGATGATTCAATCGGTGCTCAGTTCCTTCACTTACTTCGTGGTGAAAAACCAAATGAACTGCATGAGCAAGTGATGAATGTATCACTGATTCTTTATGCTGAGCATGAATTTAACGCATCGACATTCACAGCGCGTGTATGTGCATCGACCTTATCTGATATGCATTCATGTATCACAGGTGCAATTGGTTCACTTCGTGGTCCACTTCATGGCGGTGCAAACGAAGCTGCAATGGAAATGATCGAAAACTGGACGTCTCCTGAAGAAGCTGAGCGTGAAATGCTGGGTAAACTGGAACGTAAAGAAAAGATCATGGGCTTCGGTCATGCGATCTACAAAGACAACGATCCACGTAACGGCATCATCAAAATCTGGTCTGAAAAATTAGCAAAAGACGTTGGTGATACAGTTCTTTATCCAGTGTCAGTACGTTGTGAAGAAGTGATGTGGCGTGAGAAGAAACTGTTCTGTAACGCAGACTTTTTCCATGCGTCTGCATACCACTTTATGGATATCGCAACCAAACTGTTCACACCAATCTTCGTGATGAGCCGTGTGACAGGTTGGGCAGCGCATGTGATGGAACAGCGTGCAGATAACCGTATTATTCGTCCAAGTGCGGATTATACTGGTCCTGAACTGCGTAAAGTTGTGCCGATTGCAGAACGTTCAGCTGCATAA
- a CDS encoding winged helix-turn-helix transcriptional regulator — MKWDDVGDQPCSIARTLSVIGDRWTMLILRNAFMGIRRFDDFQQNLGVTRHVLSDRLKRLVEYEILVRTPYMDRQERFEYRLSEKGLELYPVLLGMAAWGDKWMDEGKGRPVDFIHKSCNHSFSPVVVCSECGEPVHARQVKPVFTQVYHQFVASHDKQA; from the coding sequence ATGAAATGGGATGATGTGGGTGACCAGCCGTGTTCGATTGCACGGACACTTTCGGTGATTGGTGACCGCTGGACAATGCTGATATTACGCAATGCTTTTATGGGTATTCGACGTTTTGATGATTTTCAGCAGAATCTGGGCGTGACTAGGCATGTACTGTCAGACCGCCTGAAAAGACTAGTTGAATATGAAATCCTGGTCAGAACACCATATATGGACAGACAGGAAAGATTTGAATATCGCCTGAGTGAAAAAGGACTTGAGCTGTATCCGGTATTACTGGGGATGGCAGCCTGGGGGGATAAATGGATGGATGAAGGAAAGGGTCGACCTGTCGATTTCATCCATAAAAGTTGTAATCATTCATTCAGCCCGGTGGTTGTCTGTTCAGAATGTGGTGAACCTGTTCACGCAAGACAGGTTAAACCCGTATTTACTCAGGTGTATCATCAGTTCGTAGCGAGCCATGATAAACAGGCGTGA
- a CDS encoding TusE/DsrC/DsvC family sulfur relay protein: protein MKLELDQDGHLIDHTVWDKTVAQELADSLNLELSEWHIEILMAVRQFYQQFGHSPATRPLIKFLMKTIGPEIDNAVLQERFNTGLVARHLSRLAGIPKPANCL, encoded by the coding sequence ATGAAATTAGAACTCGATCAGGATGGTCATCTGATTGATCATACCGTCTGGGATAAGACAGTCGCTCAGGAACTGGCTGACAGTCTGAATCTTGAACTCAGTGAATGGCATATCGAAATTCTGATGGCTGTACGACAGTTCTATCAACAGTTTGGACATTCACCTGCGACCCGCCCTCTGATTAAATTTCTCATGAAAACAATTGGTCCTGAGATTGATAATGCAGTTTTACAGGAACGCTTCAACACCGGACTTGTTGCACGGCATTTAAGCAGACTTGCTGGAATTCCTAAGCCTGCAAACTGCTTATAG
- a CDS encoding DsrH/TusB family sulfur metabolism protein, translating to MTSPVLYLIQSDYSNTANMLNKVLQLYTSDDSVVLMGEAILFSDQAVLKQLKKIYILENDAEIFCDRQTTDLNILNYSEFADLCLQYKQCITLK from the coding sequence ATGACATCTCCAGTTCTGTACCTGATTCAGTCTGATTATAGCAACACAGCGAATATGCTGAATAAAGTCCTGCAACTTTATACATCAGACGACAGTGTTGTACTGATGGGCGAAGCTATACTTTTCTCAGACCAAGCGGTTCTGAAACAGCTCAAAAAAATTTACATTCTGGAAAATGATGCAGAAATCTTCTGTGACCGTCAGACAACTGATCTTAATATTTTAAATTATTCTGAATTTGCTGATCTGTGTCTTCAGTACAAACAGTGCATTACACTTAAATAA
- the tusD gene encoding sulfurtransferase complex subunit TusD, with protein sequence MSTLLLITAAPTSIHAWHALGLAQSLKEKNEEFRVFFYQDGVHVANSLNWVPDDQRNLTAEWLKLDIHLPVCVSAALSRGITDAENAQRHQLSLHNLSLGFELTGLGELADAVESAQRLIQF encoded by the coding sequence ATGAGTACTTTATTACTGATTACAGCTGCTCCTACTTCCATTCATGCCTGGCATGCGCTTGGTCTTGCACAGTCACTCAAAGAAAAAAATGAAGAATTCAGAGTCTTCTTTTATCAGGATGGTGTCCATGTTGCCAACAGTCTGAACTGGGTGCCTGATGACCAGCGAAATCTGACAGCTGAATGGCTGAAACTGGATATCCACCTGCCGGTGTGTGTCAGTGCTGCGCTCAGCAGAGGAATAACAGATGCTGAAAATGCACAACGCCATCAACTCAGTCTGCACAATTTAAGCCTGGGTTTTGAGTTAACTGGACTGGGTGAACTTGCTGATGCTGTCGAATCTGCACAGCGACTGATTCAATTCTAA
- a CDS encoding tyrosine-type recombinase/integrase, giving the protein MKLPKAIQRGSSWRITVTFQNRRYSATRDTPKECEHWASLKLLELKTGKADLDNGIKPAYPFSQLCEKYYQEHGRHMRSARTIILKIKNLERIAPNIAEKSIYDFKPADIVEWRNNRKKVVKVATVRNEHAIYSAIFTYAMKELFLIESNVWHSVQMPGKEKSRNQRITLEDQQILLKALEWNGDTTPVKSKHYVAWAFLFAIETAMRQGEILAMRKADLREGFIYLPMTKNGESRSVPLSREAKRLLSLLPADADELVPLSKDICCTTWVRAKKRAGLKHINFHDSRHEAITRMVRIRKLPVEVLAKITGHKTIGILINTYYNPDAQDLVEMFNDSES; this is encoded by the coding sequence ATGAAGCTACCAAAAGCAATTCAACGCGGGTCCAGTTGGCGGATCACAGTCACGTTTCAGAACAGACGTTACTCAGCTACAAGAGATACACCAAAAGAATGTGAGCACTGGGCATCACTGAAACTTCTGGAACTGAAAACCGGTAAGGCAGATCTGGATAACGGTATCAAACCGGCATACCCATTCAGTCAACTCTGTGAGAAATACTATCAGGAACATGGTAGACATATGCGGTCCGCTCGGACAATTATACTCAAAATAAAAAACCTTGAGCGGATTGCACCAAATATTGCTGAAAAATCTATCTATGATTTTAAACCTGCAGATATTGTGGAGTGGAGAAATAACCGAAAAAAAGTAGTTAAGGTTGCTACAGTCAGAAATGAGCATGCAATTTATTCAGCTATTTTTACCTATGCAATGAAAGAACTCTTTTTAATTGAGTCGAATGTCTGGCATTCAGTTCAGATGCCTGGTAAGGAAAAATCAAGAAATCAGAGAATCACACTGGAAGATCAGCAGATATTGCTTAAAGCTCTTGAGTGGAATGGTGATACTACACCGGTTAAGTCAAAGCATTACGTTGCCTGGGCATTTCTGTTTGCGATTGAAACGGCAATGCGGCAGGGTGAAATCCTGGCGATGAGAAAGGCTGACTTAAGAGAGGGCTTTATTTATTTGCCTATGACTAAGAATGGTGAGTCTAGGAGCGTACCATTATCCAGAGAGGCAAAACGGTTACTTTCATTGTTACCGGCTGATGCGGATGAACTTGTTCCACTGAGTAAGGATATCTGCTGTACAACCTGGGTAAGAGCAAAAAAGAGAGCAGGTCTGAAACATATTAACTTTCATGATTCGAGGCATGAAGCTATCACAAGAATGGTCAGGATCCGAAAGCTGCCTGTAGAGGTTCTGGCGAAAATTACCGGACACAAGACAATAGGGATATTGATTAATACTTACTATAATCCGGATGCACAGGATCTGGTTGAGATGTTCAATGACAGCGAGAGTTAA
- a CDS encoding DNA-binding protein, with the protein MGALQKYVIVVESSAPPHVVLGQNIGGGIVKELKEIEVELVSASKLAEKYDLCAATIRDKLSSINQGTQGKALYDPRRAHELLTAKSKRGRPRVN; encoded by the coding sequence ATGGGAGCATTACAGAAATACGTGATTGTAGTTGAATCCAGTGCACCACCACATGTTGTACTTGGCCAAAATATCGGTGGCGGGATTGTTAAAGAATTAAAAGAAATTGAGGTTGAACTTGTTTCGGCTTCAAAGTTGGCTGAAAAATATGATCTTTGCGCTGCAACCATTCGGGATAAGCTTTCCAGTATAAATCAGGGTACTCAAGGGAAAGCTCTATATGACCCACGTCGGGCGCATGAATTACTGACAGCAAAAAGCAAAAGAGGCAGACCGAGAGTTAATTAA
- a CDS encoding LexA family protein translates to MENKTIGQRIRALRRSKKLTQAQLAKIAGVSSPAVTEWEKDSYLPKAASLEAMANEFDVSTEYILTGKGDSPGTSSNVAPVTKRLLPVLSWVQAGSMTSVEEINPVEVAEWLPPLSSDDPEDCFYLKVMGVSNYPTYIEGDYILINPNFSVSDLLSGDLIVVRNNADATFKKLVIESDDRRYLQALNPNFQPNIIEFEDGMELVGLVIDAFRPLGGSRSKRVRKS, encoded by the coding sequence ATGGAAAACAAAACTATTGGTCAGCGCATCCGTGCGCTTAGACGTTCGAAAAAATTAACTCAAGCGCAATTAGCAAAGATTGCAGGAGTAAGTTCGCCTGCCGTAACAGAGTGGGAGAAAGACAGCTACTTACCTAAAGCTGCGTCACTTGAGGCAATGGCAAATGAGTTTGATGTTTCAACTGAATATATTTTGACAGGTAAAGGTGACTCGCCTGGTACTTCGTCAAATGTAGCTCCTGTAACCAAACGACTATTGCCTGTACTGTCATGGGTTCAGGCTGGCTCAATGACCTCGGTTGAGGAAATAAATCCAGTAGAAGTAGCTGAATGGTTGCCACCTTTAAGCTCAGATGATCCTGAAGATTGTTTTTATTTAAAAGTGATGGGTGTCAGTAATTATCCAACATACATTGAAGGTGACTACATCTTAATAAACCCTAATTTTAGTGTTTCTGATTTACTTTCAGGCGACCTTATTGTTGTAAGAAATAATGCAGATGCGACTTTTAAGAAATTAGTAATTGAAAGTGATGATCGTCGATATCTGCAGGCACTTAATCCTAACTTCCAACCAAATATCATTGAATTTGAAGATGGCATGGAACTCGTAGGGCTTGTGATTGATGCTTTTAGGCCATTAGGTGGTTCACGATCAAAGCGAGTCCGAAAGAGTTAA
- a CDS encoding Cro/CI family transcriptional regulator yields MTKQEAFKLLKVNGVGLANLLGIEPSAVYQWPENKIPLAREYQIRDLANGKEPIKHQAT; encoded by the coding sequence ATGACCAAACAAGAGGCCTTTAAGTTGCTCAAGGTCAATGGTGTTGGACTGGCTAATCTTTTGGGAATAGAGCCATCAGCAGTTTACCAATGGCCTGAAAATAAAATTCCTTTAGCGCGTGAATATCAAATTCGTGATTTGGCGAATGGTAAGGAACCAATTAAGCATCAAGCCACTTAA
- a CDS encoding phage regulatory CII family protein, producing the protein MTEKTISKEAQNGLFQMIRNTDGISTSDIAQVVGDVQNTISNYANVNMPNHLPSLRKFEQILYYTRNPAVLKVWAHEIGYMLIPSEHTLCNARQIGVIESLLNFNVGSGQVNQHVLDAWADGVITPSELADTANTLEKLEEDLRSLRKSLETQAANYLTAIKKEKA; encoded by the coding sequence ATGACAGAGAAAACAATAAGTAAAGAGGCTCAGAACGGTCTGTTTCAAATGATCCGAAATACAGACGGGATCTCAACTTCTGATATTGCACAGGTTGTTGGTGATGTTCAGAACACCATCAGCAACTATGCAAACGTGAATATGCCGAATCATCTGCCGAGCTTAAGAAAGTTTGAGCAGATTCTTTATTACACCCGCAATCCCGCCGTGCTGAAAGTATGGGCGCATGAAATCGGATACATGCTTATTCCTTCAGAGCATACGCTATGTAACGCACGTCAGATTGGGGTGATTGAATCATTGCTGAACTTCAATGTCGGAAGTGGTCAGGTCAATCAGCACGTGCTTGATGCCTGGGCTGACGGGGTGATTACACCATCTGAACTGGCTGATACAGCCAATACTTTAGAAAAGCTTGAAGAAGATCTTCGGAGCCTAAGAAAGTCACTTGAGACTCAGGCTGCTAACTATCTAACGGCAATTAAAAAAGAAAAAGCCTGA
- a CDS encoding helix-turn-helix domain-containing protein: MSLDATTWAWRVILKEKQGGARIPLKRLVLLSLADRAGEDHTCYPSMQRLEKDTGLERKTVLKIIAELQKDNLIADTGERKGATRRVKVYKLKGVKGRETVPETELLQDKNLSETVPTAEQYQKRNHSVNGTLNSANNGTLNSAVNGTQNLPKNLPLESKNKKDWICLKTLREEIVLADPDVDVECILTATWGDREKRAFENYNAGKNLCDSLMNFHFADWLLNAYRTKYSKPAGTASSGSPAAKIPQELTIKQIVLFAQKLAHHGEFAGKFSDPGDTYDKLVSKIAMKLGNPVQAKKWEPYLRQVGYEGVLLGEAS, encoded by the coding sequence ATGAGCCTTGATGCCACTACATGGGCATGGAGAGTAATCCTGAAAGAAAAACAGGGTGGTGCCCGTATACCGCTTAAACGTCTGGTTCTGCTTTCACTTGCTGACAGAGCCGGTGAAGATCATACCTGCTATCCAAGTATGCAGCGTCTGGAAAAGGACACAGGACTTGAACGCAAAACTGTTCTGAAGATCATTGCAGAACTTCAGAAAGATAATCTGATTGCAGATACCGGTGAAAGAAAGGGAGCAACCCGCCGTGTCAAAGTCTACAAACTCAAAGGTGTAAAAGGCAGGGAAACAGTGCCGGAAACGGAACTGTTACAGGATAAAAATTTGTCTGAAACAGTACCAACAGCGGAACAGTACCAAAAACGGAATCATTCCGTTAACGGCACTTTGAATAGTGCCAATAACGGTACTTTGAATAGTGCCGTTAACGGGACACAGAATCTACCAAAGAATCTACCATTAGAATCTAAAAACAAAAAAGACTGGATTTGCCTAAAAACACTTCGTGAGGAAATTGTTCTTGCCGATCCCGACGTGGATGTCGAATGCATCCTGACTGCCACATGGGGGGACAGGGAAAAGCGGGCATTTGAAAATTACAACGCAGGAAAGAATCTCTGTGATTCTCTGATGAACTTCCACTTTGCTGACTGGCTGCTGAACGCATACAGAACCAAGTACTCAAAACCTGCAGGGACAGCATCATCAGGTTCACCTGCTGCGAAGATTCCTCAGGAACTCACGATCAAGCAGATTGTCCTGTTCGCTCAGAAACTTGCTCACCACGGCGAGTTTGCAGGCAAGTTCAGTGATCCTGGTGATACCTACGACAAACTGGTTTCAAAAATTGCGATGAAACTTGGAAACCCTGTTCAGGCTAAAAAATGGGAACCATACCTGAGACAGGTCGGGTATGAAGGCGTACTGCTGGGAGAAGCGTCATGA
- a CDS encoding antiterminator Q family protein yields the protein MNVAAEIEVMDWSKRSAHQWLEQYGIWVRSAKSVVSANPLAMLIEKNDTTRIRASKTSMPCEISDSEAVEVSQLLAKMHNDKREYLAERAWFLILKFENNWSDQTIANTHGCSRAKVRSEAEKGLAYLDGKIEALCG from the coding sequence ATGAATGTGGCAGCAGAAATTGAAGTAATGGATTGGTCAAAGCGTTCAGCCCATCAGTGGCTTGAACAATATGGTATTTGGGTACGATCCGCTAAATCAGTGGTATCAGCTAACCCTTTGGCAATGCTGATTGAAAAGAATGACACTACAAGAATCAGGGCAAGCAAAACATCAATGCCATGTGAAATTTCAGATTCAGAAGCTGTAGAGGTCAGCCAATTGCTTGCGAAAATGCATAATGATAAAAGGGAGTATTTAGCAGAGCGGGCTTGGTTTTTGATTTTAAAGTTTGAAAATAACTGGTCTGATCAGACCATTGCAAATACACATGGATGCAGTCGAGCAAAAGTGCGTTCTGAAGCAGAAAAGGGCTTAGCTTATTTGGATGGAAAAATTGAAGCCTTATGTGGTTGA
- a CDS encoding IS30-like element ISAba125 family transposase yields MEYIKLSYHHLNFEDRTALMLESRKEGFSARKFAELIKRHPSTIYRELKRNSINDVYQARYASDNTFARRRRGHRKLKIDSILWKFIVEAIRCLWSPQQIAKRLKTFPDLDQTMNVSHTTIYSTIRALPKGELKKDLLSCLRHENKKRKANGEPKKDSILQDIKTIHERPAEVQERKIPGHWEADLIKGKDNKSSIATLIERNTRLCILATLPDAKAESVRKALTEALKYLPAELRKTLTYDRGREMAEHKILEEDLGIDVYFCDPHSPWQKGTCENMNGLIRQYLPKGIDLNQADQHYLNQVAMSLNTRPRKALDWLTPLEKFAQLVDYHKTFQTVAPHV; encoded by the coding sequence ATGGAGTATATAAAATTGTCATACCATCATCTTAACTTTGAAGATCGTACTGCATTAATGCTTGAGTCAAGAAAAGAAGGCTTTTCAGCCAGAAAATTTGCTGAACTCATTAAAAGACATCCTAGTACGATCTATCGTGAGCTTAAAAGAAATAGCATCAATGACGTTTATCAAGCTCGATATGCTTCTGATAACACCTTCGCTAGACGTAGACGTGGTCACAGAAAACTCAAAATCGATTCAATCCTCTGGAAATTTATTGTTGAAGCGATCCGTTGTTTATGGTCTCCTCAGCAAATAGCAAAACGTTTAAAGACATTTCCTGATTTGGATCAAACAATGAATGTAAGCCATACAACGATTTATTCAACGATACGAGCATTACCAAAGGGTGAGTTGAAAAAAGACTTATTATCCTGTCTGCGTCATGAAAATAAAAAGCGAAAAGCTAACGGTGAACCTAAAAAAGATTCTATATTACAGGATATTAAAACTATTCATGAGCGCCCAGCCGAAGTTCAAGAAAGAAAAATACCGGGTCATTGGGAAGCTGATTTAATTAAAGGTAAAGACAATAAAAGTTCGATAGCAACACTTATTGAACGAAATACACGGCTCTGTATCTTGGCAACATTACCTGATGCAAAGGCAGAATCAGTGCGCAAGGCTTTAACTGAAGCTCTGAAATATTTACCTGCAGAACTGCGTAAAACGTTGACCTATGACCGTGGACGCGAGATGGCAGAACATAAAATACTTGAAGAAGATTTAGGCATAGATGTATATTTCTGTGACCCACATTCACCCTGGCAAAAAGGCACATGCGAAAATATGAATGGTTTAATTAGGCAATATTTACCTAAAGGGATTGATTTAAATCAGGCAGATCAGCATTATTTAAATCAAGTTGCCATGTCACTGAATACTCGTCCTAGAAAAGCGTTAGATTGGCTTACACCATTAGAGAAATTTGCTCAGCTTGTTGATTATCATAAGACTTTTCAAACTGTCGCACCTCATGTTTGA
- a CDS encoding transposase produces MNIKNGWTTAAAPNGDVIRVNIIPLNKVQSTMTGITWVEVTKQVQLESGKKIELNLDGKSFYTELNKLYKLYS; encoded by the coding sequence ATGAACATTAAAAATGGCTGGACAACCGCCGCAGCTCCTAATGGCGATGTTATACGAGTAAACATCATCCCTTTAAATAAAGTTCAAAGCACAATGACTGGCATAACTTGGGTTGAGGTTACAAAACAGGTTCAACTTGAGTCAGGCAAAAAAATTGAACTGAATTTAGATGGCAAATCTTTTTATACTGAACTGAATAAGCTTTATAAATTGTATTCTTAA
- a CDS encoding cold-shock protein has protein sequence MSNLSTGTVKWFNDTKGFGFIEGDNGNEVFAHFSQIISNGFKTLAEGQRVQFLVSKGQRGLQASEIVAIDN, from the coding sequence ATGTCTAATTTATCAACTGGCACTGTTAAGTGGTTCAATGATACAAAAGGGTTTGGTTTTATTGAGGGAGATAACGGCAATGAAGTTTTTGCTCATTTTTCTCAAATTATATCAAATGGCTTCAAAACATTAGCCGAAGGTCAACGTGTTCAGTTTTTAGTTTCTAAAGGACAGCGCGGCTTACAGGCAAGTGAAATTGTCGCGATTGATAATTAA
- a CDS encoding HNH endonuclease, giving the protein MARPCREYNCSGVVNSQAQNGYCDKHASKRSNWNRRQDRSGSTTQRGYGHVWRKLREQILKRDEYLCVICRADGRTTEATDVDHIVSKAHGGTDDQSNLQALCSPCHKFKTACEKGRGRSKS; this is encoded by the coding sequence ATGGCACGACCCTGCAGAGAATACAACTGCTCAGGTGTGGTGAACTCACAGGCACAGAATGGTTATTGTGATAAGCATGCATCAAAGCGCAGTAACTGGAACAGAAGACAGGACAGATCAGGCTCAACCACTCAGCGTGGTTATGGTCATGTATGGCGTAAGCTTCGTGAACAGATCCTGAAGCGTGATGAATATTTATGTGTGATATGCCGTGCGGATGGCAGAACGACTGAAGCGACTGACGTGGATCACATTGTATCCAAGGCTCACGGCGGTACAGATGATCAGAGTAATCTGCAGGCACTGTGCTCGCCGTGTCATAAGTTCAAAACAGCCTGTGAGAAAGGGAGGGGGAGGTCAAAAAGTTAA
- a CDS encoding phage terminase small subunit P27 family, which produces MGGVKAVTGVGRKPKVKPTGDTDFENVFNIDVPEYMNTMDQAVVMWNSIVPELLKRKVLKLTDLHNIEMFCMAYHNLREAQNEVVLYGVSIQTDSGRIKNPALTAVNEASKQMASFGAMLGLDPASRNRLTGTGGKPKENAFAKVLNM; this is translated from the coding sequence ATGGGTGGAGTTAAGGCAGTCACTGGTGTTGGTCGAAAGCCTAAAGTTAAGCCAACTGGTGATACAGATTTCGAAAATGTATTCAATATTGATGTTCCTGAGTATATGAACACCATGGATCAGGCAGTGGTTATGTGGAATTCAATTGTCCCGGAACTGCTAAAAAGAAAGGTTCTTAAACTGACAGATCTGCACAATATTGAGATGTTCTGTATGGCTTACCACAACCTAAGGGAGGCACAGAATGAAGTTGTTTTATATGGAGTTTCCATTCAGACAGATAGTGGACGAATTAAAAATCCAGCGCTCACCGCTGTAAACGAAGCATCAAAACAAATGGCCTCATTTGGTGCAATGCTTGGTCTTGATCCTGCCTCCCGTAACCGTCTGACAGGCACTGGAGGTAAGCCAAAGGAAAATGCGTTTGCAAAGGTGCTCAACATGTAA